Below is a genomic region from Treponema sp. OMZ 798.
TGACTATGCCGGCAGGCGTTACATAGGTTTGTTGGAATACAATATCCTTTATGTTTCCGTAATAGGTGGAATTTTGGCCTGCTCCGCGGGTAACTACCCAGCCTCCGACGGAGGAGTACTCAAAGGACTGCGGGAAGTGTCCGCAGGTGTAGGCCATCCTTGCGTTGAATTCTTTTTGTGCATTGTTTAGGTGAGCTTCCAGTTGAGGACCCGACATTCCGGCTTGAACCGTGATTGTCTGGTCTACCTCATTGAAGGCTAAAACCTTGTTAAAGTTTTTACGCATATCGAGGGAGACGCCTCCCTTTACAGCCTCAACACCCCTTGTAACGGAAGAACCGCCTCCGTACACATAGAGGGGAATCTTATGTTCATTTGCATATTTTACGAGTTTAACGATTTGCTCATGATCGGAAGGGTATACAACAACATCGGCTATGTTTTCGAGGATGCCCTCACGGAGGCGATAGGCATCGTACATTGTTTTTCCGTAGGCGACAGATACCCTGTCCTTAACGGCTGTGCTTACATCTGCCTCTCCGAAAATTTCTTTTAGGGCCTCAATGTGCTTTTGTTCCAGGTTTACCGGAAGGCTTTTGGGCAGGGTTTCAAGCCCCTCAAAACGCTTTTGCTTAAAAACCTCATCTCCGATGCCGAAGACGGTTTTCATATATTTATAAAGCCTTTCGTTAGGCTCCTTAAATTCGTCTGGGCTGCCCCACTTTGCAGCCTCTCTAAAAGAGCCCTTAGGCGGCGGTACCTGTTCCCAAACAGGCTTAAAATCCTTGTACTCGTATCTTTTTCCCATAGGTCATTCTCCTTTACCCGTTCATTTTTTTTGTTTCGGGATAATTTGTTACTCTTTGAATATCCTTGTAAATATCTTTTAATGCAGGATATATTTTTTTGTATACGCCGAAAAGACCGTCATAAAGGGAGCGGTGCTCGGGGTTCGGTATAAATTCTTTTTCGTATAAGACCATTTCTTTTACGGCATCTTCGATTGAAGCATACTCGCCTATTCCGGCTGCCGTTATGATTGCAGCTCCGAGGGAGGAAGCTTCCGCCGTTTTTCCCCGTACAAGGGGGCGGTTTAGGATGTCTGCGGTAATCTGACAGATAGCATCACTTTGGGATGCTCCCCCCGAAGCAGCAACTTTTTCACATCTCAACCTTCCCTTGGCTTCGATTAATTCCAAGCCTTCACGCAAAGAGTAGGCAAGACCTTCGATTATAGCTCTGTATAGGTCATCTCGGCCATGGACATCGCCGAAACCTATGATGCTCCCCTTAGCATAACGGTCAAAGACGCTTGCTCCCCAGTAGGGCTGGAGCATAAGCCCTCTTCCGCCCGGCGGAGAAGCGTGCAAGAGCTTATCCAAAATAACTTCGGGGATGATGCCCTTGGATTCGGCCAGCTTACATTCTTCCTTGCCGAGTTCTTCCTTAAACCAGCTTATCATCCAATAGCCGCGGAAGATTTCCAATTCCGAAAGCCATGTATCTGGAAGAATGCCGCAGTAGGCAGGAAAGAGTTTTTTATATTCAAAGTATTTTTTTGAGCAGACTTCGATTGTGGCGGTTGTGCCGAAACTTAAAGAGGCCAGAGATGAATCTACTACGCCCGCTCCAATCGTTTCACAAGCCTTGTCGCTTCCGCAAGCAACAAGGGGAATACCTTGAGGGAGTCCCAATTCTTTTGAAATTCCATCCGTTAGGGTGCCGATTATTTTTCCGCTTTCGGTAAGGTCATGCCTTTTTTCGTTTTCCAGGGGCATAAGAGTTTCTTCGATCGAATGTTTTTTTGCCCACGCTCTTTTTCGATTCACGAATGGAACATAACCGACCATCGAGGAGACGGCATCGCAGGCCTTTCCTGTGAGCTTATAAATAAACCAGCCCGAAAGAAAAAACATCTTCCATGTTTTATCCCAGATTTCGGGCTCGTTTTCCCGAAGCCAGTTCATCTTACAATTTGACTGAACTGTAACTATAGGATCGTAAACTCCGGCTGCATGAAATGCTGTTCGTACAAGAAAGTTGGGATGATAGGGACCGTGGGCTGTCCTGTTGTCGAGCCATACAATTGCGGGCCGCAAAACTTTTCCGTCTTTATCGACCAGAACTGTAGTAGCCCTCATTGAAGAGATGCCCATTCCTGCAATGTTTGCAAAAGCATCCGGGGCTTTTTCTTTAAGATTGGAAAGGCCTTCTTTTAAGGCATTCCAGTAAACTTCAACATCCTGTTCTGCCCATGCCGGTTGAGGACTTGTATGGGGTTTATAGGAAATACGGCTTGCTGCCAAGATATTTCCCTTTAAGTCAAAGAGCATGGTGCGCAAACTTTGAGTTCCGCAATCGACCGTCAAGATGGTTTTCACTGGGATCCTCCTGCAGAGATTAAATCGGCTCCGCTTTCGGCAAAGTTTTTTACGATTATATCTCCAGGGCTTTTTGAAGAGTCCGCTTTAAGTTTCCTGATAAGGTGCATGTATTCTGCAAAATTTTTTAAGGGAACTTCTTTGCTTGTTTTTACCGGAAGCCTGGGGAATCCCTCTACCGAAGAAGCTATCGTGCTTGTAAGAATTCTCATCGGGCAGACGGCCTCGGCTTTTCCGTAGGAAAGGCCCTTGGGGCATTTATTGCCTGTAACGCTGATGTTTTTGCCTTCGATTTTTACGCTCAGTCGGCAGCCTCGCGGGCAGGCTGTACAGATAATGTTTTTAGTTTCCATTATTGGCCCCCTTATTTTCCGATGAAGATTCGCTTAAAACTATTTCAAGCTTTTTTGCCCCTCTTAGTTTTTCGCAAGGCAAAATAAAGCGTTCCATTTCGGGAGGTTTAAGCTCTTCGTATTTACGATGAAAGACAGTTTTGCCTCCACTCTTAGTTTCCGCCTCAGGGCTGTCCTCAAAGCAGACTTTAAGACTCACCGTAACATTTTGCATTTCTTCTGAGGCTCTAAAATAAAAGATGATAGAGCCCTCTGCCTCTGTGTCGATTTTTTGCGGAACAACATAGAGGATTTTTCCTCTGATATTTAAGGGCAAAAGTTTTTCCGCCCCGGTGCTAATATTTAAAGGGCAAGTTTTTTCTTCCCCGGCCCTCATGTTTAAAGCAAAATCGGCAGCGGCTTCTCCCGCAATTTTTCCCGATTCGGAAACGTAATCGACAAGGTCGTTTACATGCAGGGCATTTCCGCAAGAAAAGAGACCCGCAATTTCCGTGTGCATAAATTGATCTACGATTGGTCCCTTTGTTCTTCCGTCTATAGGAACATTGAGGCTTGACAGTATATCGTTTTCGGGGATGAGGCCTACGCTTAAAATCAGGGTGCCGCAGGGAATTCTTTTTTCGGTTCCTGCAATCGGATGCATATTTTTATCCACTTGGGCAATCTTTACTGCCTCGACCCTTTCCCTGCCTTCAACCTCAATAACTGTTGTTGATAGATGAAGGGGTATGCCGTAGTCGTCAAGGCATTGCACGATGTTTCGGCTGAGGCCTGAGGGGGTGGGTTTAATTTCGTAGACCCCCTCTACCTTTGCGCCTTCAAGGGTGAGTCGGCGGGCCATTATAAGACCTATGTCTCCCGAACCCAAAATTACGCATTTTTTTCCCGCCGTAAGCATCGGCATAAACCCGTGAAGGTTTATGAGGGCCTGTGCCTGTCCTGCAGTAAAAATACCTGCCGGTCTTTCCCCGTGAATGTTTACCTGCCTGTCAGTCCTTTCACGGCAGCCCATAGCTGCAACAAGGCTCCTTGCTTTAAGCTCAAAAATTCCGTATTCGGGATTTGTAAATTCCATGCAGAATAAATCATTTTCTTTTTTTAGTTTGGTTAAAAAGGTAAAAAGAAAAATATCGATATTTTCTTTTGCCTCTGTCATTTCCTTATAACGCCATGCGTATTCAGGGCCGGTAAGCCTTTCCTTAAAACGGATTAGACCGAAGCCGTCATGGATGCACTGCTTTAATATTCCGCCTATCTGTCCCTCTCTTTCTACAAGGGCAATTTTCAGCTCAGGACTTTTTTCTGAGGCAGCCAAGGCCGCCGCCATTCCGGCAGGGCCTCCGCCTATAACGATGACATCATAGTCGTTAAATGCAAGTTGTTTCATTTTTCGCCTCCGCTAAAGGCTTCAAAGTTTTCTATCGGCTGAACAAGCTCGGAACCCTCTCCCTTCTTTGTGATCGTTTCAACGGGGATGCCTTTTTCTTCTGCAATAATTTTTAAGATATGGGGAGTACAAAAGCCTCCGTGACATCTGCCGGCTCCGGCTCTTACCCTTCTTTTAATTGCATCAAGGGTGAATACATTTAGAGGATTGTTTACCGCATCCCTTATTTCGCCCTCGCTGACCTCTTCACAGCGGCAGATTATTTTTCCGTACTGGGGATTTTTTTCGATTAAAGCTTTTCTTTCCTCAGTTTCCATTTCGGAAACAGGCTTCATAGCTTTTCTGATCGGCGAAAAATTCTCTTTTAATTTTACGTCCATTTTTTTCTTTAAAATTGAAACGGAAATCTTTACGATGTCCTCTGCTACGGCAGGAGCGGAAGCAAAGCCGGGGGACTGAATTCCTGCAGCGTGTACCAAGTTGTCGACCCTCTCGGAAGCTTCAACGATAAAATCTTCTTCCCATGTGCAGGCCCTTGTTCCGCTGTAGTAGGTTATTATGTCGGAGGGTGAAACCTTTGAGTTTAGCTTTAAGTGTTTTTTTATTTCTTCAAAGGCTTCGGGCCTTGTAGAAAAATCCTCCCTGTCCATAACCTCTACGGCATTCGGCCCTATGAGGAGATTGCCCTCAACGCAGGGCATGATGCCGCCGCCCTTTGAGTGCCCTTTCCGCAGTCTTAAAAGGCTCGGCATGGCGGAGCTTGTTTTTTGCAAACCCTTTAGCCTCTTATCGAGGATGGCATCCGTTCCCTTGCGTGCATGGATCGAAAAAAATCTGTCGCCTGCAAGACCTGCAACCTTGTCTGCCCAAACTCCGGCAGCGTTTATTAAAAGTTTTGTACGGCAGGTTCCGCGGTTGGTTATAAGTTCTGTTACGGCAGTGCCTTCTTTTTTGACACCGGTGAGGGCCGTGTTAAAAAAGAATTCCGCTCCGTTTTCGCAAGCGTTTTCGGCATAACAAACGGTAACCTTCATGGGGGAAGCAACCCCCGCCGAGGGAAGCCATAGGCCTCCGTAGTTTTTATCGGTCATAAAGGGATCTATTTTTTTTACTACCTCGCGGGAGCGGTAGCCGTAATCTCCGTCCACTCCGTTTAGGCGGCATCTTCTTTTCATAAGGGGAATGAGCAGTTTTAAAATCGGGTGATAAAAGAGGAAAAAACTTCCGCAGCGGTTTATTTCAAAGCCCAGCTCTTCGGAAACCTTTGTGTACATCCTGTTGCCGCGGGTGTTGAGTTTGCCCTTTATCTTTTTAGGATTATCTGCAAAGCCCGGATGAATCATTCCGTCATTGTGCCCCGATGCCTGCATTGCAACATCGCTTTCTTTTTCAAATAGGGCAATTTTTAAATCGTAGCGGGATAATTCTCTTGCGATGGCGCATCCTATTACTCCCCCGCCTATGATCACGGCATCAAAGTTCCTGTCCTCTAAAAGAGAATCTTTTATTTTCGGCAGGTGCATGGGTTTTTCCCCCTTGCCGTTTATAGTTAGATCGTTTACGACTCCCTTAAAACCGCAGCGGGCGGCAGCATAGCCGGCCGCCATCCTCTCCTCCATCGAAGAAACATCGCCTTCTAAAATAACGGATTTTACATCAAGGGCGATTTTAACCTTTTTATCGAGTCTAAGCCGTTTTAATTTTTTTTGTAAGCGTAACAGTTTTTTACTAAAATCCTCATCTTTCATAACATTGCCTTCAATAATTATTTATGATAAGCTTCATCCCGATATGTTTCAGGCTTAGTTAACTGTATCATTATACGTAAAGCCCTTTCTTCATCTGCCTCGATTAGAGCATTAAAAAAAAGCTGTTTGTATTCCGGAATTTTATCTGCATAGGAAAGGTCTTCACATAAAAACTGTTTAAATTGGTGTTTATAAATTTCTTTTGCTGTTTCAAAGGTTAGTAGAAAAATAGGGCTGTCAGATAATTCTATCAGTGTCCGGTAAAATTCAAAGTCTTCAATTGCTGAGGTTTCAATGTTTTCCGGACTTGAAAAATGTATCTTATTATTTAAAGGTAGAAAAAAATGATAGCGTTCTTTTACCGATAAATTTGAAATTCTTTTTATAAGTTTTTTTATTATATGAGTTAAAATAAGCTGTCTGAATTCTACAAGTCCTTCTTCAATTTTTTCAGGCTCGGATATTTGCTTATTGCGATAGAGTTCGGTTAAAAGTCCGATAGATATAA
It encodes:
- a CDS encoding FGGY-family carbohydrate kinase, which encodes MKTILTVDCGTQSLRTMLFDLKGNILAASRISYKPHTSPQPAWAEQDVEVYWNALKEGLSNLKEKAPDAFANIAGMGISSMRATTVLVDKDGKVLRPAIVWLDNRTAHGPYHPNFLVRTAFHAAGVYDPIVTVQSNCKMNWLRENEPEIWDKTWKMFFLSGWFIYKLTGKACDAVSSMVGYVPFVNRKRAWAKKHSIEETLMPLENEKRHDLTESGKIIGTLTDGISKELGLPQGIPLVACGSDKACETIGAGVVDSSLASLSFGTTATIEVCSKKYFEYKKLFPAYCGILPDTWLSELEIFRGYWMISWFKEELGKEECKLAESKGIIPEVILDKLLHASPPGGRGLMLQPYWGASVFDRYAKGSIIGFGDVHGRDDLYRAIIEGLAYSLREGLELIEAKGRLRCEKVAASGGASQSDAICQITADILNRPLVRGKTAEASSLGAAIITAAGIGEYASIEDAVKEMVLYEKEFIPNPEHRSLYDGLFGVYKKIYPALKDIYKDIQRVTNYPETKKMNG
- a CDS encoding FadR/GntR family transcriptional regulator yields the protein MKTEEQGLKKEKIASVIQDEILTGIFSAGEYLPPERELAERFGVSRPVVHEALLSLQTKGLITIRPRHGCTVNDFTSFISIGLLTELYRNKQISEPEKIEEGLVEFRQLILTHIIKKLIKRISNLSVKERYHFFLPLNNKIHFSSPENIETSAIEDFEFYRTLIELSDSPIFLLTFETAKEIYKHQFKQFLCEDLSYADKIPEYKQLFFNALIEADEERALRIMIQLTKPETYRDEAYHK
- a CDS encoding DUF1667 domain-containing protein, coding for METKNIICTACPRGCRLSVKIEGKNISVTGNKCPKGLSYGKAEAVCPMRILTSTIASSVEGFPRLPVKTSKEVPLKNFAEYMHLIRKLKADSSKSPGDIIVKNFAESGADLISAGGSQ
- a CDS encoding NAD(P)/FAD-dependent oxidoreductase, with translation MKDEDFSKKLLRLQKKLKRLRLDKKVKIALDVKSVILEGDVSSMEERMAAGYAAARCGFKGVVNDLTINGKGEKPMHLPKIKDSLLEDRNFDAVIIGGGVIGCAIARELSRYDLKIALFEKESDVAMQASGHNDGMIHPGFADNPKKIKGKLNTRGNRMYTKVSEELGFEINRCGSFFLFYHPILKLLIPLMKRRCRLNGVDGDYGYRSREVVKKIDPFMTDKNYGGLWLPSAGVASPMKVTVCYAENACENGAEFFFNTALTGVKKEGTAVTELITNRGTCRTKLLINAAGVWADKVAGLAGDRFFSIHARKGTDAILDKRLKGLQKTSSAMPSLLRLRKGHSKGGGIMPCVEGNLLIGPNAVEVMDREDFSTRPEAFEEIKKHLKLNSKVSPSDIITYYSGTRACTWEEDFIVEASERVDNLVHAAGIQSPGFASAPAVAEDIVKISVSILKKKMDVKLKENFSPIRKAMKPVSEMETEERKALIEKNPQYGKIICRCEEVSEGEIRDAVNNPLNVFTLDAIKRRVRAGAGRCHGGFCTPHILKIIAEEKGIPVETITKKGEGSELVQPIENFEAFSGGEK
- a CDS encoding NAD(P)/FAD-dependent oxidoreductase, which produces MKQLAFNDYDVIVIGGGPAGMAAALAASEKSPELKIALVEREGQIGGILKQCIHDGFGLIRFKERLTGPEYAWRYKEMTEAKENIDIFLFTFLTKLKKENDLFCMEFTNPEYGIFELKARSLVAAMGCRERTDRQVNIHGERPAGIFTAGQAQALINLHGFMPMLTAGKKCVILGSGDIGLIMARRLTLEGAKVEGVYEIKPTPSGLSRNIVQCLDDYGIPLHLSTTVIEVEGRERVEAVKIAQVDKNMHPIAGTEKRIPCGTLILSVGLIPENDILSSLNVPIDGRTKGPIVDQFMHTEIAGLFSCGNALHVNDLVDYVSESGKIAGEAAADFALNMRAGEEKTCPLNISTGAEKLLPLNIRGKILYVVPQKIDTEAEGSIIFYFRASEEMQNVTVSLKVCFEDSPEAETKSGGKTVFHRKYEELKPPEMERFILPCEKLRGAKKLEIVLSESSSENKGANNGN